DNA sequence from the Armigeres subalbatus isolate Guangzhou_Male chromosome 1, GZ_Asu_2, whole genome shotgun sequence genome:
ATGTTAGTTGCGCACATGACCGTCAACCGCTGTTTTGAATATTTCCCTCCATGGCAAGTTTCCGAGCGGAACACAAACGACTTTTCTGGTAAGCATTTGAAAAACAGGCCTGTTTCATCGGCgttgaaaatatcatttggctcATATTCGTTAATTAACCCGGGAAGTACATTTGACATCCAATCGCTAGTCATGTTCAAATCAACACTAGCACTCTCGCCGCAAAGCTTACGGAATGACATGCGCTGACGTTTGCAGAACTTACTAAGCCATCCAGCACTTCCTTTGAAATTTGCTAATCCAAGTTTATCAGCAAATTCGCAAGCTTTTGCTCGAATAATAGATCCGGATAACGGTATGTTATTTTCCCTGGCTTGACGAACGAATAGCTCCATTGCCACTTCAAGCTTATCGTTACCTACTAACCTCATACGTTTCTTATGGAGATTTCCGGCATTTTCAGCTTTTACCTTCCAATTTTCCTTGTTCTTGTAGATGGTTGACACAGTACTTTGCGGTAAATCATACTCCTTGGCCACATCCTTCACCTTCCGACCGAAGACTTCAATTTGCTCGATGATTTTCAACCGCACGGCAATTGTAAGAGTTCGGACAACTCGTTTTTCCGTATTCACGATAATATCCATAACTGATTCCCGATTTCAACTAATTCAATTGAGAAATGGTTGCACGAAAATGACATTTACATGTAACCACGGTGTACAGAATCAGGTACGCTCGTAAGAAAATCACAACAGGACATTTTTTTACCATTATTCATTGGAGCAAAATGGTCCGTTACCCCGAGGCGTCCTTTCATTgtcacgtgcacgcagcgttgaaaagacgctacgtgggcatcaaGCCAAAAGTAGGAATGTTGAAACCGCAGGGCTTAGCTTGAGCAAAGATAGTTTGACGTCACATATTTACATTCTAACTGAATGTTCACATACGTTTTAGGCCTACCTTGTTTTATTGTATGCCATGAAAGTAAACTtcttctgacaacatcgagttagggaggagAAAATGCATAGGGAAAtaacttcgacttagagaatatcgagttagggagatatcgacttacggagagAACGCAACATACTAGATTGAAGGGACTTTGAATctcatcgagtaagggaaaatatcgagtaacagaacatcgagtaagggagagttcactgtaactgcctccgttgctgaggttgatccacagatcttgactctatggagttcgtagactacctggagccaacgacaacaacaagaactacatgaaaaacagatatatatcaagaaggggtcacacagcttgtttattcttcaataactgcctccgttactgaggttgatccacagatcttgactctatggagttcgtagactacctggagcccacgacaacaacaagaactactttgaatacaagcatataccaaaaaggggtcatgcatcttgtttattcttcgataactgcctccatcacggagattgatccgaagaccttgactgtatggagttcgtagactaccttgaactcacgacaacaacaagaactacatgaaaaacagatatatatcaagaaggggtcacacagcttgtttattcttcaataactgcctccgttactgaggttgatccacagatcttgactctatggagttcgtagactacctggagcccacgacaacatcaagaactactttgaatacaaacatataccaaaaaggggtcacgcaactggtttattcttcgttgactgcctccattatggagattgatccgaagaccttggctgtatggagtttgtagactacttggaatcaatgacagcaacaagaactacttggaatgcaaacatgttttaagaaaaggtcattggatgacccggaacatatactgtgaattcgtttttgaatttacacgatagacctttgtttacgttagcagaccataagatcttattccagagattttttggatgacttaggccttactccaggggtttttggagaccc
Encoded proteins:
- the LOC134206678 gene encoding tigger transposable element-derived protein 4-like, which codes for MDIIVNTEKRVVRTLTIAVRLKIIEQIEVFGRKVKDVAKEYDLPQSTVSTIYKNKENWKVKAENAGNLHKKRMRLVGNDKLEVAMELFVRQARENNIPLSGSIIRAKACEFADKLGLANFKGSAGWLSKFCKRQRMSFRKLCGESASVDLNMTSDWMSNVLPGLINEYEPNDIFNADETGLFFKCLPEKSFVFRSETCHGGKYSKQRLTVMCATNMNGTEKLPLLVIGKSPSDQNPSRRCITIPEQTINVDKASFCLFDDGCMDHNNRYDRQADYPQLTRWLGIAVSRTVRSPYQQLNAPPSPL